In one Lolium rigidum isolate FL_2022 chromosome 3, APGP_CSIRO_Lrig_0.1, whole genome shotgun sequence genomic region, the following are encoded:
- the LOC124695429 gene encoding alkane hydroxylase MAH1-like: MASVSFLELFLSMLCFAVIYILHIRSRRKNPVIPLHWPLVGMLPALLGNLPRLHDWVTSVLTACPLNFRFTGPPHSGMELFLTSDPANVRHVFTSNFPNYPKGPEFAEIMDILGGGIFNADGESWRRQRAKAQLLMSGPRFRAFVSRCSRCKVERDLLPLLAHVAGGVGEVDLQDVFLRLTFDTTTTLVFGVDPGCLAIGLPEVPFARAMDDAMDVLLVRNVLPLSWWKLVRWLGVGYERKMAAAWRDIDRFIGDTIAKRREVMKNRGGIEDSADLLSSYIDDEDEEVVVDAYLRDTTMNLMLAGRDTTGSALSWFFYLLTKNPRVVSKILAELDTVDQSTTTPDGMVIFDPDELSRLVYLHAALCESLRLYPPVPMEHKGVVAAEALPSGHEVHPGDKIMVSLYAMGRMEGVWGKDCREFRPERWIGEDGKQRYVPSYKFMSFNSGPRTCLGKDMAFVQLKAVAAAVVRNFEVEAVPGHVIEPKISIILHMKNGFKARIKRRQVLDS; this comes from the coding sequence ATGGCATCTGTCTCCTTCCTCGAGCTGTTCCTCTCCATGCTCTGCTTCGCCGTCATCTACATCTTACACATCAGGTCCAGGCGCAAGAACCCGGTGATCCCGCTGCACTGGCCACTGGTGGGCATGCTCCCTGCGCTGCTCGGCAACCTCCCGCGCCTCCACGACTGGGTCACCTCCGTCCTCACCGCCTGCCCGCTCAACTTCCGCTTCACCGGCCCGCCGCACTCCGGCATGGAGCTCTTCCTCACCTCCGACCCGGCCAACGTCCGCCACGTCTTCACCTCCAACTTCCCCAACTACCCCAAGGGTCCCGAGTTCGCCGAGATCATGGACATCCTCGGCGGCGGCATCTTCAACGCCGACGGCGAGTCCTGGCGCCGCCAGCGTGCCAAGGCGCAGCTGCTCATGTCCGGCCCCAGGTTCCGGGCCTTCGTGTCCCGGTGCAGCCGCTGCAAGGTCGAGCGCGACCTGCTCCCGCTGCTCGCCCACGTCGCCGGCGGCGTTGGCGAGGTCGACCTGCAGGACGTGTTCCTGCGGCTGACGTTCGACACGACCACGACGCTGGTGTTCGGCGTCGACCCGGGGTGCCTGGCGATCGGCCTCCCCGAGGTGCCGTTCGCGCGCGCCATGGACGACGCCATGGACGTGCTCCTCGTCCGCAACGTGCTCCCGCTGTCGTGGTGGAAGCTGGTGCGGTGGCTCGGGGTCGGCTACGAGCGGAagatggcggcggcgtggcgcgacATCGACCGGTTCATCGGTGACACCATCGCCAAGCGGCGGGAGGTCATGAAGAACAGAGGCGGCATCGAGGACTCTGCCGATCTCCTCTCGTCCTACAtcgacgacgaagacgaagagGTCGTCGTGGACGCCTACCTCCGCGACACGACCATGAACCTCATGCTCGCCGGCCGAGACACGACCGGCTCCGCGCTATCCTGGTTCTTCTACCTCCTGACAAAAAACCcgcgcgtggtgtccaagatcctcGCCGAGCTCGACACCGTCGACCAGAGCACCACCACACCGGACGGCATGGTGATCTTCGACCCTGACGAGCTTAGCCGGCTGGTGTACCTGCACGCCGCTCTGTGCGAGTCGCTCCGGCTGTACCCGCCGGTGCCGATGGAGCACAAGGGCGTGGTGGCCGCGGAGGCCCTGCCGAGCGGGCACGAGGTGCACCCCGGCGACAAGATCATGGTATCGCTGTACGCGATGGGGAGGATGGAGGGCGTCTGGGGCAAGGACTGCCGGGAGTTCCGGCCGGAGCGGTGGATCGGGGAGGACGGCAAGCAGCGGTACGTGCCGTCGTACAAGTTCATGTCGTTCAACTCCGGGCCCAGGACCTGCCTTGGCAAGGACATGGCGTTCGTGCAGCTCAAGGCGGTGGCGGCCGCCGTGGTGAGGAACTTCGAGGTGGAGGCCGTGCCGGGGCACGTCATCGAGCCCAAGATCTCCATCATCCTCCACATGAAGAACGGCTTCAAGGCCAGGATTAAGAGGAGGCAGGTTCTTGACAGTTGA